A genomic region of Natronoarchaeum mannanilyticum contains the following coding sequences:
- a CDS encoding amphi-Trp domain-containing protein, with translation MADRTSYTDTVTRDQIADQLRELADAFESSETNVRVGNKTVNLSPPDSINYQIDVVERSSLLRGKNESVEIELGWKPEQRDESTEE, from the coding sequence ATGGCCGATCGAACGTCGTACACCGACACCGTGACGCGGGATCAGATCGCGGACCAGCTGCGGGAACTCGCGGACGCGTTCGAGTCCAGCGAGACGAACGTCCGGGTCGGCAACAAGACCGTCAACCTGTCGCCGCCCGACTCGATCAACTACCAGATCGACGTGGTGGAGCGCTCGTCGCTACTGCGCGGGAAAAACGAATCCGTCGAGATCGAACTCGGATGGAAACCCGAGCAGCGCGACGAAAGTACCGAGGAGTAA
- a CDS encoding ABC transporter ATP-binding protein encodes MSPSAIETQNLTRQFDDVLAVDSLDLTVRSGEIYGFLGPNGAGKSTTINMLLDYIRPTDGSATVLGLDAQTDIKEIHQRVGVLPDDVGLYDRLTARKHVEFAIDVKETDDDPDALLERVGLADAADRKAGGFSKGMGQRLRLAMALVGDPELLILDEPTSGLDPNGARELREIVREENERGTTVFFSSHILGQVEAVCDRVGIMNNGRMVVEDTIEGLRDEVGSDTQLTVQVGGDPDGVAGQLRELDAVTSVSVEGSTIRVGLSERGSKTAVLSTIEDAGLTVDDFSTEQASLDDLFASYTSKGVDTGPETAEVDA; translated from the coding sequence ATGAGTCCCTCCGCAATCGAAACCCAAAACCTGACGCGGCAGTTCGACGACGTGCTCGCCGTGGACAGCCTCGATCTCACCGTCCGCTCGGGTGAGATCTACGGCTTCCTCGGTCCCAACGGGGCCGGGAAGTCGACGACGATCAACATGCTGCTCGATTACATTCGCCCGACCGACGGGTCGGCGACGGTGCTCGGCCTGGACGCCCAGACCGACATCAAGGAGATCCACCAGCGCGTCGGCGTCCTCCCGGACGACGTCGGGCTGTACGATCGCCTCACGGCGCGCAAGCACGTCGAGTTCGCGATCGACGTGAAAGAGACCGACGACGACCCCGACGCCCTCCTCGAACGGGTCGGCCTCGCCGACGCCGCGGATCGGAAGGCCGGCGGCTTCTCGAAGGGGATGGGTCAGCGGCTTCGCCTCGCGATGGCGCTGGTCGGCGATCCCGAGCTGCTGATCCTCGACGAGCCGACCTCCGGGCTCGACCCCAACGGCGCGCGCGAGCTCCGCGAGATCGTCCGCGAGGAGAACGAGCGCGGCACCACCGTGTTCTTCTCCAGTCACATCCTCGGTCAGGTCGAGGCGGTCTGCGACCGCGTCGGCATCATGAACAACGGCCGGATGGTCGTCGAGGACACGATCGAGGGCCTCCGCGACGAGGTCGGTTCGGACACCCAGCTGACTGTTCAGGTCGGCGGGGATCCCGACGGCGTTGCCGGGCAACTGCGCGAGCTCGACGCCGTCACCAGCGTCTCCGTCGAGGGCTCGACGATCAGGGTCGGTCTCTCGGAGCGCGGGAGCAAGACGGCGGTGCTCTCGACCATCGAGGACGCCGGCCTCACGGTCGACGACTTCTCGACTGAACAGGCGAGCCTCGACGATCTGTTCGCGAGCTACACGTCGAAGGGAGTCGACACCGGTCCCGAGACCGCGGAGGTGGACGCATGA
- a CDS encoding ABC transporter permease subunit, producing the protein MTKSNVWLDVAKKDFADAARSKMLWALSALMILFVGIAVYAAHAINEDPAIQDALFFMSTPMLLLIPILGLIVGYMSIVGERESGSIRALLALPIVRWEVIVGKFVGRVGVLWIPIVAGFAIGSAIATVLYGTTPGRAYAEMMVFALTVGIVYVAIAVSISASTNSRGKAMALAVGAFALFEYLWSVIPMGVYYVINRELPAFTSVSDFPNWFLVLTRLAPSNAIATFLASIFEFEGAFGGTGVSNDQLAEVPFFLQEWFSGIVVLLWIAVPLAIGYLRFQRATIS; encoded by the coding sequence ATGACCAAATCCAACGTCTGGCTCGACGTCGCGAAGAAGGACTTCGCGGACGCCGCGCGCTCGAAGATGCTGTGGGCGCTGTCGGCGCTGATGATACTGTTCGTCGGCATCGCGGTGTACGCGGCCCACGCGATCAACGAGGATCCCGCGATCCAGGACGCGCTGTTCTTCATGTCGACGCCGATGCTGCTGTTGATCCCGATTCTCGGGTTGATCGTCGGCTACATGTCGATCGTCGGGGAGCGAGAGAGCGGTAGCATCCGCGCCCTGCTCGCGCTTCCGATCGTCCGCTGGGAGGTCATCGTCGGAAAGTTCGTCGGCCGCGTCGGCGTCCTCTGGATTCCGATCGTCGCCGGATTCGCGATCGGCTCCGCCATTGCAACCGTCCTGTACGGCACGACGCCGGGCAGAGCGTACGCTGAGATGATGGTGTTCGCGCTCACGGTCGGCATCGTCTACGTCGCGATCGCGGTGAGCATCTCCGCGAGCACGAACTCCCGCGGCAAGGCGATGGCACTCGCTGTCGGCGCCTTCGCCCTGTTCGAGTACCTCTGGTCGGTGATCCCGATGGGCGTTTACTACGTTATCAACCGGGAGCTGCCGGCGTTCACTTCCGTGAGCGATTTCCCGAACTGGTTCCTCGTCCTGACGCGACTCGCTCCGTCGAACGCGATCGCGACGTTCCTCGCGAGCATCTTCGAGTTCGAGGGCGCGTTCGGGGGTACCGGCGTCAGCAACGACCAGCTCGCCGAGGTTCCGTTCTTCCTCCAAGAGTGGTTCAGCGGCATCGTCGTTCTGCTGTGGATCGCCGTCCCGCTGGCGATCGGCTACCTCCGGTTCCAGCGCGCGACGATCAGCTAG
- a CDS encoding class 1 fructose-bisphosphatase, whose amino-acid sequence MSEQLAPTDADRYDRIVDEVFETVADAAPELRDAICGRRGEADGENPSGDQQLEADRWFDRLLADRLGGIDGVGAYASEEREDPIDCGSGVSLTVDPLDGSSNLVSNNLVGTIVGVYDAALPAAGREMIGAGYVVYGPTITMIQARGETVAEYEIVDGERRPLREGFELPDDPTVFGFGGGDDEWPPAFQRYADDAREELKLRYGGALVGDVNQVLRYGGVFAYPTLQSREEGKLRLQFEANPIAYIARAAGGAASDGDRSILDVPADRLHKRTPLYVGNEKLIRELPDDL is encoded by the coding sequence GTGAGCGAGCAACTCGCGCCGACCGACGCCGACCGGTACGACCGGATCGTCGACGAGGTGTTCGAGACGGTCGCCGACGCCGCGCCGGAGCTCCGGGACGCCATCTGCGGGCGTCGCGGCGAGGCCGACGGCGAGAACCCCAGCGGCGACCAGCAGCTCGAAGCCGACCGGTGGTTCGACCGGTTGCTCGCCGACCGTCTCGGCGGGATCGACGGCGTCGGCGCCTACGCCAGCGAGGAACGCGAGGACCCGATCGACTGCGGCTCGGGCGTGAGCCTCACGGTCGACCCGCTGGACGGTTCCTCGAATCTCGTCTCGAACAACCTCGTGGGGACGATCGTCGGCGTGTACGACGCCGCACTCCCCGCCGCGGGGCGGGAAATGATCGGCGCGGGCTACGTCGTCTACGGCCCGACGATCACGATGATCCAGGCCCGCGGCGAAACGGTCGCGGAGTACGAGATCGTCGACGGCGAACGCAGGCCGCTCCGCGAGGGCTTCGAGTTGCCCGACGATCCGACCGTGTTCGGGTTCGGCGGCGGCGACGACGAGTGGCCGCCGGCGTTCCAGCGGTACGCCGACGACGCCCGCGAGGAGCTGAAGCTGCGCTACGGCGGCGCGCTCGTCGGCGACGTCAACCAGGTGCTGCGCTACGGCGGCGTGTTCGCCTATCCGACGCTCCAGTCGCGCGAGGAAGGCAAGCTCCGCCTCCAGTTCGAGGCGAACCCGATCGCCTACATCGCCCGCGCGGCGGGCGGCGCGGCGTCAGACGGCGACCGGTCGATTCTGGACGTGCCGGCCGATCGACTCCACAAGCGGACGCCGCTGTACGTCGGCAACGAGAAATTGATCCGGGAGCTACCGGACGATCTCTAG
- a CDS encoding aldolase, with protein sequence MYPLTDEALARDGKVLILAMDHGLEHGPTDFEAVPETLDPETVFEAATHDAVTAMAVQKGVAETYYPSYEDDVNLLAKLNGTSNLWMGEPYSPQNWSVEYAAEIGADAVGYTVYPGSNREPEMFEEFRDAQESARDHDLPVVMWSYARGQGLKNDTKDEVIAYASRIGLELGADVAKVKYPGSKEGMEWAVDAAGDTKVVMSGGSKVDDYQFLESVEAVIDAGGAGLAVGRNVWQRENPERILDALEKVIFEEQSAEDALSEVES encoded by the coding sequence ATGTACCCGCTGACCGACGAGGCGCTCGCGCGCGACGGGAAGGTACTGATTCTGGCGATGGACCACGGACTGGAGCACGGGCCGACGGACTTCGAGGCGGTGCCCGAGACGCTCGACCCGGAGACCGTGTTCGAGGCCGCGACCCACGACGCGGTGACGGCGATGGCAGTCCAGAAAGGCGTCGCCGAGACGTACTACCCCTCCTACGAGGACGACGTGAACCTGCTGGCGAAGCTCAACGGGACGAGCAACCTCTGGATGGGCGAGCCGTACTCGCCCCAGAACTGGTCGGTCGAGTACGCCGCCGAGATCGGCGCGGACGCGGTCGGCTACACCGTCTACCCGGGGTCGAACCGCGAACCGGAGATGTTCGAGGAGTTCCGCGATGCCCAGGAGTCCGCGCGCGACCACGACCTGCCGGTGGTGATGTGGTCGTACGCTCGCGGCCAGGGCCTGAAGAACGACACCAAAGACGAGGTGATCGCCTACGCCTCGCGGATCGGACTCGAACTCGGCGCCGACGTGGCGAAGGTGAAGTATCCCGGCAGCAAGGAGGGCATGGAGTGGGCCGTCGACGCCGCGGGCGACACCAAGGTCGTGATGAGCGGCGGCTCGAAGGTCGACGACTACCAGTTCCTCGAGAGCGTCGAGGCCGTGATCGACGCCGGCGGCGCCGGACTCGCGGTCGGTCGAAACGTCTGGCAGCGCGAGAACCCCGAGCGCATCCTCGACGCGCTCGAGAAGGTGATCTTCGAGGAGCAAAGCGCCGAAGACGCGCTCTCGGAGGTGGAGTCGTGA
- a CDS encoding DUF7409 domain-containing protein — translation MTGNDSADEELIELRYVGPATASTLAAESVTVDDVREKRVSYQMLVDAGINAGVATKIRRWHSLPWTFDGEEHHLDRRSKNVRHLQDDEREWVAASSDWREDDAASSGDDEPARTDDDWERDDAAARDETADRDDDEDDRPILTAGDWQPASADADGSGDASASASAAADDPLTEGDWSPSEVGDAAETDGSGSAEARETAWRREARADPVTAVPELDEDVAATLVDASVTSARRLATADPEHVGKVLGLPTETVAEWVEAASNHLDG, via the coding sequence GTGACAGGAAACGACAGCGCCGACGAGGAGCTCATCGAGCTCCGGTACGTCGGCCCGGCGACGGCGTCCACGCTCGCGGCGGAGTCGGTGACGGTCGACGACGTTCGCGAGAAGCGAGTGTCCTACCAGATGCTCGTCGACGCCGGCATCAACGCCGGCGTCGCGACGAAGATCCGGCGGTGGCACTCGCTGCCCTGGACGTTCGACGGCGAGGAACACCACCTCGACCGGCGCTCGAAGAACGTCCGCCATCTGCAGGACGACGAGCGCGAGTGGGTCGCCGCGAGCAGCGACTGGCGGGAGGACGATGCGGCGTCGAGCGGCGACGACGAACCGGCCCGAACGGACGACGACTGGGAGCGCGACGACGCCGCGGCGCGGGACGAAACTGCAGATCGAGACGACGATGAGGACGATCGTCCGATCCTGACCGCCGGCGACTGGCAACCCGCGAGTGCCGACGCCGACGGCTCGGGCGACGCAAGCGCATCGGCGAGCGCGGCGGCCGACGATCCGCTGACCGAGGGGGACTGGTCGCCGAGCGAGGTCGGCGACGCCGCGGAAACAGACGGAAGTGGCTCCGCGGAGGCGCGCGAGACAGCGTGGCGTCGCGAGGCGCGGGCCGACCCCGTCACCGCGGTTCCGGAACTCGACGAGGACGTCGCCGCGACGCTGGTCGACGCCAGCGTGACGAGCGCGCGGCGGCTCGCGACCGCCGATCCCGAGCACGTCGGCAAGGTGCTCGGCCTCCCGACCGAGACGGTCGCGGAGTGGGTCGAGGCCGCGTCGAACCACCTCGACGGGTAG
- a CDS encoding 3-hydroxyacyl-CoA dehydrogenase family protein yields MVRTLDSVSRVGVVGAGTMGSGIAQVAATAGYDVVLRDVEQGYVDDGFDSIDDSLGRLVDRGALGESDADAARERIEGTTDLADLADCDLVVEAVVEDMDVKRDVFDELEERVDGDVLLGTNTSTLSITRIANATRSPERVVGLHFMNPVPVMDGVEVVVGEKTTDDAVDLAHAFAEDLGKETWEADDKPGFVTNRILMPWLNEGIRAFDEGVATKADIDRGMKLGTNVPMGPLELADHIGLDVVLHASETLHEELGDRYKPAYLLRRKVDAGDLGKKSGEGFYVYDDG; encoded by the coding sequence ATGGTCCGGACACTCGACTCGGTCTCGCGCGTCGGCGTCGTCGGCGCGGGAACGATGGGCAGCGGCATCGCGCAGGTCGCGGCGACCGCGGGCTACGACGTGGTACTGCGAGACGTCGAGCAGGGGTACGTCGACGACGGGTTCGACTCGATCGACGACAGTCTCGGACGGCTGGTCGATCGCGGTGCGCTCGGCGAGAGCGACGCCGACGCGGCGCGCGAGCGCATCGAGGGAACGACCGATCTCGCGGACCTCGCGGACTGCGATCTCGTCGTCGAGGCCGTCGTCGAGGACATGGACGTCAAGCGGGACGTGTTCGACGAGCTGGAGGAGCGGGTCGACGGCGACGTGCTGCTCGGCACGAACACCAGCACGCTCTCGATCACCCGGATCGCCAACGCGACACGCAGCCCCGAGCGGGTCGTCGGCCTTCACTTCATGAATCCCGTCCCGGTGATGGACGGCGTCGAGGTGGTCGTCGGCGAGAAGACGACCGACGACGCCGTCGACCTGGCCCACGCGTTCGCCGAGGACCTGGGCAAGGAGACATGGGAAGCCGACGACAAGCCCGGCTTCGTCACCAACCGCATCCTGATGCCGTGGCTCAACGAGGGGATCCGCGCGTTCGACGAGGGCGTCGCGACGAAGGCCGACATCGACCGCGGGATGAAACTCGGCACGAACGTCCCGATGGGGCCCCTGGAGCTGGCCGACCACATAGGCCTCGACGTCGTGCTCCACGCCTCCGAGACGCTCCACGAGGAGCTGGGCGACCGGTACAAACCCGCCTACCTCCTCCGTCGCAAGGTCGACGCCGGCGATCTCGGGAAGAAGAGCGGTGAGGGGTTTTACGTCTACGACGACGGTTGA